One window of the Colletotrichum destructivum chromosome 6, complete sequence genome contains the following:
- a CDS encoding Putative carbohydrate-binding WSC, immunoglobulin-like protein produces MRLSLATLASLPVLVASLASTDSYRDADLPQSGYLPNHNLDPNVAGSSSFKNLWTFTSPNPRELWLAKPLVYTPDGQSELVITASEMNVVRVFDSKTGRVLQERTLQPPFASIDSNCGDIPDWIGVTGTPIIDPATDIMYLFSKGYKDGTTSGTANGAYKMYALRIPSLEDVAGFPVLIDGINADNDAARYFVGGVALQRPSLTELNGHIVAAFGSHCGRWNYTGYLVSVSKTPGVGPVSMWATEAAPGAPKPQPLDLATETGGKAGIWQSGMGLPTVGNNIYFVTGNGQGHVNGNVPASGRLPMSTLDECIVKMELSAAGKLTLVDYFQPYDYIGLDAGDRDVGSSGLAVLDASVFKGAGVNRIGVTAGKKGRTYVVNADNLGGFRQAADGGDGILQTIELGGSLYGGFGSYPAEGGYIYATTVGGSLVAYKLGFDSKGAPQFSLAGKSAWISAGRVGVGQMTVTSDNGKIGSGIVWITDVNAGLQAFRAVPQDGVMVPLNLPRSQGTNKFQRPVFGDGRVFFHSNNNKLVCFGAPVNSAVNCTSPVDFGSLEMGSTASVKVSCKANVALTQVVGCSVSDASWSCSNSTLPTGAVAAGTSFSLDVTWDLLNPAAKVIPGFLSGALTLSISASADYASSTVVSLQGTVVKQGAFLSATPSDIAFGRLVQRDAPDGLTGTALLQNVGNGTLTFTGFAWQSDAGTYTNLTGDGNLGSGFSSSNFPAVGSTLESGQGLTVPLRFLQQATGSYTTKVAIWSNGGSAVLTLSGSVNDPPAVTFELADGSGNWNALSDYKVAFGDVLAGALVDKQIRVCNKGGAPLTITISKPPATPQLFALNPNHDLTEGTQVPAGTCAIGNVGVHAAPVQPNHPSQPLGALWTLSTDGNDPITGQASGLHNIVFEGTVVSKQVGPLLTNGTARYQWVGCFKDTTNLGRNLPNSVNNAAQQKTNTLQQCQALCLARGSILSGVQYHQECWCGTNIKNPSTYTDESLNLCTFDCTGDDTQACGGDNGHMSLYADISSFDIQGFYRSLNAPSSSSSSSVPAATSTSTSTSVASSSTIISTASSSSADLPSSSVISSTQLSSALVVSSTSSSSVESSIFSSATTASPSSIISISPSSTTLTSPFSSNIDVPSTLSSSGTPITSTIASSTTTTSSTASSSSPTSTMVMSPLNPRMPAVIGEQWQYAGCFKDLINSTRLLGEAFLATDDMTLDKCATFCSKGAYNDGAFNYFGVEYGRECFCGWDVKAAQASTSESECSSPCAGSAIGLCGAGSRLSVYSNKTPIQIPSAPQHGPRAGDYKFLGCQTEATIGRALGGKSTASDTMTVDVCASFCSLGGWQLMGVEYGRECFCGNSTNAGSMPAPLKDCNMVCKGNKLQYCGAGSRLDLYLFSPLAPSASSSAVVSTSSASSTSSTTSSSSSADSSTILTSSSIASSSSLASPSISPVATSSSALPESSASPTKPPPASDPAVSSVASSTSGDLTVTSSSSSASSLASSMPPPTSSSSTIPVPTVPASTTASSSADTAPSTTSGPSATATNGYYYIGCFQDTNSGHALPGLFANNSVTPELCIDYANSKFSNSPTSTTRMPYVFLEYHHECYGGGTFDFKGAAVTSLVGKQACKDYCYGSVSTFTTNGKATTTTGTANYCGGPKMFDLYALSTPVAFPTTGGPLVTRTVN; encoded by the exons ATGAGACTTTCTCTTGCGACTCTGGCCTCGCTGCCGGTGCTTGTTGCCTCGTTAGCCTCGACCGACTCATACCGCGATGCT GATCTACCGCAATCTGGCTATCTTCCGAACCACAACCTGGACCCCAATGTCGCAGGCTCTTCAAGCTTCAAGAACCTATGGACATTCACCTCTCCCAACCCCAGGGAGCTGTGGTTGGCCAAGCCTCTGGTTTACACGCCCGATGGCCAATCCGAACTCGTCATCACAGCCTCCGAGATGAATGTCGTTCGCGTCTTTGACAGCAAGACGGGAAGGGTATTGCAAGAAAGGACACTTCAACCGCCGTTTGCTTCCATCGACAGCAACTGCGGCGACATTCCCGACTGGATCGGTGTTACCGGCACTCCCATCATCGACCCCGCAACCGACATCATGTATCTCTTCTCCAAAGGCTACAAGGACGGAACAACTTCCGGCACCGCTAACGGAGCCTACAAGATGTACGCCCTCCGGATCCCCAGCCTCGAAGATGTTGCCGGCTTTCCCGTTCTCATCGATGGCATCAATGCCGACAATGATGCTGCCCGCTACTTTGTCGGTGGCGTAGCTCTGCAGCGGCCATCGCTGACGGAGCTCAACGGGCACATCGTTGCGGCCTTTGGCTCCCACTGCGGCCGTTGGAACTACACGGGCTACCTCGTCTCCGTCAGCAAGACCCCGGGCGTCGGTCCCGTCAGCATGTGGGCAACCGAGGCCGCGCCGGGCGCTCCCAAGCCCCAGCCGCTCGACTTGGCCACCGAAACtggcggcaaggccggcatCTGGCAGAGCGGTATGGGCCTACCTACTGTCGGCAACAACATTTACTTCGTCACCGGAAACGGCCAGGGGCACGTCAATGGCAACGTGCCAGCCAGCGGCAGGCTTCCCATGTCGACGTTGGATGAGTGCATCGTAAAGATGGAGCTGTCGGCAGCCGGCAAACTGACCTTGGTCGATTACTTCCAGCCGTACGACTACAttggcctcgacgccggcgatcGCGACGTTGGCTCTTCTGGACTGGCCGTTCTTGATGCCAGCGTCTTCAAGGGTGCCGGAGTCAATCGGATCGGTGTCACAGCCGGAAAGAAAGGCCGCACTTATGTGGTCAATgccgacaacctcggcggTTTCCGGCAGGCCGCagacggcggtgacggcATCTTGCAAACCATCGAGCTCGGCGGTTCTCTGTACGGTGGATTTGGCAGTTATCCTGCTGAGGGGGGCTACATTTATGCAACCACGGTCGGCGGTAGTCTTGTTGCCTACAAGCTTGGCTTCGACTCCAAGGGCGCCCCTCAGTTCAGTCTCGCCGGAAAGTCGGCATGGATCTCTGCTGGCCGAGTCGGCGTTGGCCAGATGACTGTTACCTCTGACAACGGGAAGATTGGCAGCGGTATT GTCTGGATCACCGACGTCAACGCTGGCCTTCAGGCCTTTCGCGCAGTTCCTCAAGACGGCGTCATGGTCCCTCTCAATCTTCCGCGGTCCCAAGGCACCAACAAGTTCCAGCGTCCTGTTTTCGGAGACGGCCGTGTCTTTTTCCactccaacaacaacaagctcGTTTGCTTCGGAGCCCCCGTCAACTCGGCCGTCAACTGCACCAGCCCAGTCGACTTCGGCTCCCTTGAAATGGGATCTACCGCCAGTGTCAAAGTCAGCTGCAAGGCCAACGTTGCACTCACCCAGGTCGTTGGCTGTTCCGTCTCGGACGCCTCATGGTCGTGTTCCAACTCGACCCTGCCCACGGGCGCCGTGGCCGCGGGCACTTCCTTCTCGCTGGACGTGACATGGGACCTCTTGAACCCTGCCGCCAAGGTCATTCCTGGGTTCCTCTCCGGCGCGTTGACGCTGTCCATCAGCGCCTCGGCAGACTACGCTTCAAGCACCGTAGTGTCACTCCAGGGCACTGTTGTCAAACAAGGTGCCTTCCTCAGCGCAACCCCTTCGGACATCGCCTTTGGAAGACTCGTTCAGCGAGATGCCCCTGACGGCTTGACCGGCACGGCTTTGCTGCAGAACGTCGGCAACGGCACGCTGACCTTCACCGGCTTCGCTTGGCAGAGTGATGCTGGCACTTACACCAATCTCACAGGCGATGGCAACTTGGGTTCCGGCTTTTCGTCTTCCAACTTCCCTGCTGTCGGCTCCACCCTCGAGTCTGGTCAAGGGCTGACCGTTCCGTTGCGTTTCTTGCAACAAGCCACTGGGTCGTACACGACAAAGGTCGCCATCTGGTCGAACGGCGGCTCGGCCGTCCTCACACTGAGCGGCTCCGTCAACGATCCGCCCGCTGTTACCTTCGAGCTAGCCGATGGTTCCGGCAACTGGAATGCGCTATCAGACTACAAGGTTGCGTTTGGAGATgtgctcgccggcgccttgGTCGACAAGCAGATCCGCGTCTGCAACAAGGGCGGAGCGCCTTTAACAATCACCATTTCTAAGCCCCCCGCAACGCCTCAGTTGTTTGCCCTTAACCCCAACCATGACCTCACCGAAGGAACCCAGGTTCCGGCCGGCACATGCGCCATTGGTAATGTCGGCGTACACGCCGCCCCTGTCCAACCGAACCACCCATCTCAACCTCTCGGGGCTCTGTGGACTCTCAGCACCGACGGCAACGATCCCATAACGGGCCAAGCCTCCGGGTTGCACAACATTGTTTTTGAAGGCACAGTCGTCAGCAAGCAAGTTGGGCCTCTCCTCACGAACGGAACTGCGCGGTACCAGTGGGTTGGATGCTTCAAGGACACCACTAACCTGGGCCGCAACCTGCCCAACTCGGTTAACAACGCGGCGCAGCAGAAGACAAACACGCTCCAACAGTGTCAGGCACTTTGTCTTGCCAGGGGCTCCATCCTCTCTGGCGTGCAGTATCATCAAGAATGCTGGTGTGGTACCAACATCAAGAACCCTTCCACCTACACGGATGAGTCCCTCAACCTTTGCACTTTCGATTGCACCGGCGACGACACACAGGCTTGTGGCGGTGACAACGGGCACATGAGTTTGTATGCCGACATTAGTTCCTTCGACATTCAAGGATTTTACCGCTCGCTCAATGCCCCTAGCTCAAGCTCGAGCTCATCGGTGCccgcggcgacgagcaccagcaccagcactAGCGTCGCATCCTCTAGCACCATTATCTCGACTGCCTCATCAAGCAGTGCGGATCTGCCATCCTCTTCTGTCATCAGCAGCACACAGCTTTCTAGTGCTCTGGTCGTCAGCTCGACCTCTTCCAGCTCTGTGGAGTCGAGCATTTTCTCATCAGCTACCACAGCATCTCCTTCATCAATTATCTCGATatctccttcatcgaccACCTTGACCTCTCCTTTTTCGAGCAACATCGACGTCCCTTCGACTCTGTCCAGCAGTGGCACTCCCATCACGAGCACCATCGCGTCGTCAACTACCACCACTTCGAgtacggcgtcgtcgtcgagcccaacgtcgacgatggtCATGTCGCCCCTAAACCCCCGAATGCCCGCAGTCATCGGTGAACAGTGGCAATACGCCGGCTGTTTCAAGGATTTGATTAACAGCACACGACTTTTAGGCGAAGCCTTTCTGGCTACCGACGACATGACCCTGGACAAGTGTGCGACGTTCTGCAGTAAGGGCGCCTACAATGACGGCGCTTTCAACTACTTTGGTGTCGAATACGGCCGCGAGTGCTTCTGCGGCTGGGATGTCAAAGCAGCACAGGCAAGCACATCGGAGTCGGAATGTTCCTCGCCATGCGCGGGCTCGGCCATTGGTTTGTGCGGAGCCGGAAGCAGGCTTTCTGTCTACAGCAACAAGACCCCTATCCAGATCCCGTCTGCTCCCCAGCATGGCCCGCGAGCGGGCGACTATAAGTTCCTGGGCTGCCAAACCGAGGCTACCATTGGTCGTGCCTTGGGCGGCAAGTCCACGGCCTCGGACACAATGACAGTAGACGTTTGCGCGTCGTTCTGTTCCCTGGGCGGATGGCAGTTGATGGGTGTCGAGTATGGTCGTGAAT GTTTCTGTGGCAACTCGACCAATGCCGGATCGATGCCAGCTCCTCTCAAGGATTGCAACATGGTCTGCAAGGGCAACAAG CTTCAATACTGCGGTGCGGGTAGTCGTCTCGACCTCTACCTATTCTCCCCGCTTGCCCCTAGCGCGTCTTCGAGCGCCGTGGTCTCGACGAGCTCAGCGAGTTCGACAAGTTCGACAACCTCTAGCTCCTCTTCTGCCGACAGCTCGACCATTTTGACTTCTTCCTCCATTGCCAGCTCTTCAAGCCtggcgtcgccgtccatCTCACCAGTcgcgacatcatcatcggcgttGCCAGAATCTTCTGCATCGCCAACCAAACCGCCGCCTGCTTCGGACCCCGCCGTCTCGTCTGTCGCGTCATCGACTAGTGGGGATTTAACGGTCACTTcatccagctcgtcggccagcagcTTGGCATCATCTATGCCACCaccgacgtcctcgtcatctaCCATTCCGGTGCCCACCGTCCCGGCATCGACAACAGCAAGCAGCTCGGCCGACACGGCACCGAGCACAACGTCGGGTCCCTCAGCCACAGCTACCAATGGGTACTATTACATCGGCTGCTTCCAGGACACCAACTCGGGCCATGCGCTGCCAGGCTTGTTCGCCAACAACAGCGTGACCCCCGAACTCTGCATCGACTACGCCAACTCCAAGTTCAGCAACTcaccgacctcgacgacgaggatgccgtACGTCTTCCTCGAGTACCACCACGAATGCTACGGAGGCGGCACTTTCGACTTCAAGGGTGCTGCGGTCACCTCATTGGTTGGAAAGCAGGCTTGCAAGGACTACTGCTACGGCAGCGTCAGCACATTCACAACGAACGGCAAGGCCACGACAACGACCGGTACGGCTAACTACTGCGGCGGTCCCAAGATGTTCGACCTGTACGCGTTGTCAACACCCGTCGCTTTCCCCACAACAGGCGGGCCTCTGGTCACTAGGACAGTGAATTGA
- a CDS encoding Putative peptidase M20, bacterial exopeptidase dimerization domain, peptidase M20A, which produces MRSQHLLLALFSAASSPLASATSPFYTDNEQLRQRPIVDAASDFKCDLPPPVTPSDGLPSAADLFSSPDAVRKQVERHAALVRVPSICYDDLGDFDKDDRWRVFYDLHDVLKKTYPVFHARAELVKVNTFGLVYTLRGTDPSLKPILLAAHQDVVPVADAATWTYPPFSAHFDGEWMWGRGVSDDKNSFTALLSALETLLSQPAAPGSASSSSSAAGSGGQWAPTRTIILASGFDEECSGARGAGHIAVHLQRLWGNDSMALVLDEGGMGLQLLDDGRTLYALPAVTEKGHVDIWLDLHVTGGHSSVPFPHTGIGIVSEMVVALESHPYSPKLTTASPLYEHMVCQARYSPDAQPRVTELLESGDLDALAAELVAIDRPTHYRLQTSQSVDYFQAGQKINAMPEKIRVGVNYRVAPQNSIPEIQHNVVAYVSGIAEKYGITVKAFEGDDDYKEYARRHVTSDLGRIEKPYDAVKPLYDVDYNGTLYLSRTQATLPAPLSPTKGPIWDLFSGTLQSSFAFDGGKVVPVGELMTGNTDTRHYLNLTPNVYRFVPIRNGATINAHTIDERIKISAHMEILRFYYDLIRNFDAAKV; this is translated from the exons ATGCGCTCCCagcacctcctcctcgccctcttctcagccgcctcttcccccctcgcATCCGCCACCTCCCCCTTCTATACCGATAACGAGCAGCTGCGGCAACGCCCCATCGTGGATGCCGCCTCCGACTTCAAATGCGACCTCCCGCCCCCCGTGACCCCTTCCGACGgcctcccctccgccgccgacctcttctcctccccgGACGCTGTCCGTAAGCAGGTCGAGcgccacgccgccctcgtccgcgTGCCCTCCATCTGctacgacgacctcggcgattTTGACAAGGATGACCGCTGGCGCGTCTTTTACGACCTGCACGACGTCCTGAAGAAGACATACCCGGTCTT CCACGCCCGCGCAGAGCTCGTCAAGGTAAACACCTTCGGCCTCGTCTACACCCTCCGCGGCACCGACCCCTCCCTTAAGcccatcctcctcgctgccCACCAGGAcgtcgtccccgtcgccgacgccgccacctgGACCTACCCGCCCTTCTCCGCCCACTTCGACGGCGAGTGGATGTGGGGCCGCGGCGTCTCGGACGACAAGAACTCCTTTACCGCCCTCCTTTCCGCTCTCGAGACCCTCCTCTCCCAGCCGGCGGCCCCAGGAAgtgcctcctcctcctcctccgccgccggcagcggcggtcaGTGGGCCCCGACCCGtaccatcatcctcgcctccggcttcgacgaggagtGCTCCGGCGCCCGCGGCGCGGGTCACATCGCCGTCCACCTCCAGCGCCTCTGGGGCAACGACAGTAtggccctcgtcctcgacgagggcggcatgggcctgcagctcctcgacgacggtcgCACCCTTTACGCCCTGCCTGCCGTCACCGAAAAGGGCCACGTCGACATCTGGCTCGACCTGCACGTCACCGGCGGCCACTCGTccgtccccttcccccacaccggcatcggcatcgtctCCGAGAtggtcgtcgccctcgagtcCCACCCCTACAGCCCCAAGCTCACTACGGCGTCGCCCCTCTACGAGCACATGGTCTGCCAGGCCCGCTACTCGCCCGACGCCCAGCCGCGCGTGACTGAGTTGCTCGAGAgcggcgacctcgacgccctcgccgctgagctcgtcgccatcgaccGCCCGACGCACTACCGCCTGCAGACCTCCCAGAGCGTCGACTACTTCCAGGCCGGCCAGAAGATCAACGCCATGCCCGAGAAGAtccgcgtcggcgtcaacTACCGCGTCGCCCCGCAGAACAGCATCCCCGAGATCCAGCACAACGTCGTCGCCTACGTCAgcggcatcgccgagaagTACGGCATCACCGTCAAGGCcttcgagggcgacgacgactacaaGGAGTACGCGCGGCGGCACGTGACGAGCGACCTCGGGCGCATCGAGAAGCCCTACGACGCCGTGAAGCCCCTGTATGACGTCGACTACAACGGCACCCTGTACCTGAGCCGCACCCAGGCGACGCTGCCCGCGCCCCTTTCGCCGACCAAGGGCCCCATCTGGGACCTCTTTTCCGGTACGCTGCAGTCCAGCTTCGCCTTCGACGGAGGCAAAGTCGTACCCGTCGGCGAACTCATGACCGGCAACACCGACACGAGACACTACCTGA ACCTCACGCCCAACGTCTACCGTTTCGTGCCCATCCGGAACGGCGCCACCATCAACGCCCACACCATTGATGAGAGAATCAAAATCAGCGCACACATGGAGATCCTGAGGTTTTACTACGATCTGATCCGCAACTTtgacgccgccaaggtcTAA